The following proteins are encoded in a genomic region of Burkholderia pyrrocinia:
- a CDS encoding NAD kinase, with protein sequence MKTGNQFNTVALVGRSNTPGITEPLATLAASLAKRGFEVVFEGDTAREIGIANYPALTPAEIGARADVAVVLGGDGTMLGIGRQLAPYRTPLIGINHGRLGFITDIAAADMHALVPVMLSGKFEREERSLLEARIMRDGEPIYHALAFNDVVVNRSGFSGMVELRASVDGRYMYNQRSDGLIVATPTGSTAYALSSAGPILHPQLQGILLVPIAPHALSNRPIVLPDDSKIAIQIVGGRDVNVNFDMQSFTALELNDTIEVRRSKHTVPFLHPIGYSYYATLRKKLHWNEHASNEDDKAS encoded by the coding sequence ATGAAAACCGGGAATCAGTTCAATACTGTCGCGCTCGTCGGCCGGAGCAACACGCCCGGCATCACCGAGCCGCTTGCCACACTGGCTGCCAGCCTCGCCAAGCGGGGCTTCGAGGTCGTGTTCGAAGGCGACACCGCGCGCGAGATCGGCATCGCCAACTATCCAGCGCTCACCCCGGCCGAAATCGGGGCGCGTGCGGACGTGGCGGTCGTGCTGGGCGGCGACGGCACGATGCTCGGCATCGGCCGCCAGCTTGCGCCGTACCGGACACCGCTGATCGGGATCAACCACGGGCGGCTCGGCTTCATCACGGACATCGCGGCAGCCGACATGCACGCGCTCGTGCCCGTGATGCTGTCGGGCAAGTTCGAGCGCGAGGAGCGCTCGCTGCTCGAGGCCCGGATCATGCGCGACGGCGAACCGATCTACCACGCGCTCGCGTTCAACGACGTCGTGGTCAACCGCAGCGGCTTCTCCGGGATGGTCGAGCTGCGCGCGTCGGTCGACGGCCGGTACATGTACAACCAGCGTTCGGACGGCCTGATCGTCGCCACGCCGACGGGCTCGACCGCTTACGCGCTGTCGTCGGCCGGCCCGATCCTCCATCCGCAGCTGCAGGGCATCCTGCTCGTGCCGATCGCGCCGCACGCGCTGTCGAACCGGCCGATCGTGCTGCCGGACGATTCGAAGATCGCGATCCAGATCGTCGGCGGGCGCGACGTCAACGTCAACTTCGACATGCAGTCGTTCACCGCGCTCGAACTGAACGACACGATCGAGGTGCGCCGCTCGAAGCATACGGTGCCGTTCCTGCACCCGATCGGCTACAGCTACTACGCGACGCTGCGCAAGAAGCTGCACTGGAACGAACACGCATCGAACGAAGACGACAAGGCGTCCTGA
- the glnE gene encoding bifunctional [glutamate--ammonia ligase]-adenylyl-L-tyrosine phosphorylase/[glutamate--ammonia-ligase] adenylyltransferase: protein MTDASALISTSYSRYLARAAAARPALAEQVAAWAAAPLARAQLDARLTELLATPAGTAAPTDEQLKRALRQLRTEAFGAVAERDLRGLADVAEVTGAMTDLAEVAVQRSLALLSAELEALYGEPRGADGQRVVLGVVGMGKLGGRELNVSSDIDLIFVYEDDGETTGGARAPLSTQEYFTRLGRRLIGVLSEVTADGYVFRVDMRLRPNGDSGPLVCSLGMLEEYFYVQGREWERYAWIKGRLVSEGDSDAAQRLASQLESIVKPFVYRRYLDFGVIGAIRSLHQQIRQEAARRASMRPDKADDIKLGRGGIREIEFSAQVFQLIRGGQDAEFRVRPTLAVLRHAQARGLIGEDVRARLTDAYNFLRTLEHRLQYRNDAQTHAMPVEPDERAALAASLGFADYAALMAVLDGHRTFVEAQFHQIFADKVNGSPCAAGDDTAAAWIWSGALADDGEDDALVARLDGLGFADPATVLARLRAIWQSSRYTGLPEKSRQRFDSVAQRALEAAPRIDAVRRDDTIVRLFDLLETVSRRGVYLALLTEYPAALDRVLSVLGATRWGGGYLIRHPQLLDELLDDEAIASPFDWPAFKDALRARLAAADGPEQQMDLLRHAQHAEVFRILLIDLAGQLSVEHVSDRLSELADAVLDVTIEVVWSQLAKRHRDVPKFAVIAYGKLGGKELGYASDLDLIFLYDDPDERSADVYTTFTRRLITWLTTATGAGALFDIDLRLRPNGEAGLLVTDLDAFRRYQLREGDAANTAWVWEHQALTRARYSAGDAQIGADFEAIRQQVLTTPRDGGVLAKEIVDMRGKVLAGHPNQTELFDLKHDRGGMVDIEFIVQYWVLLHASRDAELIRNTGNIALLREVARFGLMGEDEAERVGAAYRKYRKLQHKLRLDGMEKARVEPAVVADERAAVTALWARVFGAVETVV, encoded by the coding sequence ATGACCGACGCTTCCGCCCTGATCAGCACGTCCTATTCCCGTTACCTTGCCCGCGCGGCCGCCGCACGGCCCGCGCTGGCCGAACAGGTCGCCGCGTGGGCTGCCGCGCCGCTCGCCCGCGCGCAGCTCGACGCGCGTCTCACCGAACTGCTCGCGACGCCGGCCGGCACGGCCGCGCCGACCGACGAGCAACTGAAGCGCGCGTTGCGGCAACTGCGCACCGAGGCGTTCGGCGCGGTCGCGGAGCGCGACCTGCGCGGGCTGGCGGACGTCGCCGAGGTGACGGGCGCGATGACCGATCTCGCCGAAGTGGCCGTGCAGCGCTCGCTTGCGCTGCTGTCGGCCGAACTCGAGGCGCTGTACGGCGAGCCGCGCGGCGCCGACGGCCAGCGCGTCGTGCTCGGCGTGGTCGGGATGGGCAAGCTCGGCGGCCGCGAGCTGAACGTGTCGTCGGACATCGACCTGATCTTCGTCTACGAGGACGACGGCGAGACGACCGGCGGCGCGCGCGCGCCGCTGTCCACGCAGGAATACTTCACGCGGCTCGGCCGGCGCCTGATCGGCGTGCTGTCCGAGGTCACGGCCGACGGCTACGTGTTTCGCGTCGACATGCGGCTGCGCCCGAACGGCGATTCGGGGCCGCTCGTCTGCAGCCTCGGGATGCTCGAGGAATATTTCTACGTGCAGGGGCGCGAGTGGGAGCGCTATGCATGGATCAAGGGGCGGCTCGTGTCGGAAGGCGACAGCGACGCGGCGCAGCGGCTGGCGTCGCAGCTCGAGTCGATCGTCAAGCCGTTCGTGTACCGCCGCTATCTCGATTTCGGCGTGATCGGCGCGATCCGTTCGCTGCACCAGCAGATTCGGCAGGAAGCCGCGCGCCGCGCGTCGATGCGGCCCGACAAGGCCGACGACATCAAGCTCGGGCGCGGCGGGATTCGCGAGATCGAATTCAGCGCGCAGGTGTTCCAGCTGATCCGCGGCGGCCAGGATGCGGAATTCCGCGTGCGGCCGACGCTCGCGGTGCTGCGCCATGCGCAGGCGCGCGGGCTGATCGGCGAGGACGTGCGCGCACGCCTGACCGACGCTTACAACTTCCTGCGCACGCTCGAGCACCGGCTGCAGTACCGCAACGACGCGCAGACGCACGCGATGCCGGTCGAGCCCGACGAACGCGCGGCGCTGGCCGCGTCGCTCGGCTTTGCCGACTATGCGGCGCTGATGGCGGTGCTGGACGGTCACCGGACCTTCGTCGAGGCGCAGTTCCACCAGATCTTCGCGGACAAGGTGAACGGCAGCCCCTGCGCGGCGGGCGACGACACGGCGGCCGCGTGGATCTGGAGCGGCGCGCTGGCCGACGACGGCGAGGACGACGCGCTGGTCGCGCGCCTCGACGGCCTCGGCTTCGCCGATCCGGCTACCGTGCTCGCGCGGCTGCGTGCGATCTGGCAGTCGTCGCGCTACACGGGCCTGCCGGAAAAGAGCCGGCAGCGCTTCGACAGCGTCGCGCAGCGGGCGCTCGAGGCCGCGCCGCGGATCGACGCCGTGCGCCGCGACGACACGATCGTGCGCCTGTTCGACCTGCTCGAGACGGTCAGCCGGCGCGGCGTCTATCTCGCGCTGCTGACCGAATATCCGGCTGCGCTCGACCGCGTGCTGTCGGTGCTCGGCGCGACGCGCTGGGGGGGCGGCTACCTGATCCGCCACCCGCAGCTGCTCGACGAACTGCTCGATGACGAGGCGATTGCGAGCCCGTTCGACTGGCCCGCGTTCAAGGATGCGCTGCGCGCACGCCTCGCGGCGGCCGACGGCCCCGAGCAGCAGATGGACCTGCTGCGGCACGCGCAGCACGCGGAGGTGTTCCGAATCCTGCTGATCGATCTCGCCGGGCAGCTGTCGGTCGAGCATGTGAGCGACCGCCTGTCCGAGCTGGCCGACGCGGTGCTCGACGTGACGATCGAAGTCGTCTGGTCGCAGCTCGCGAAGCGTCATCGCGACGTGCCGAAGTTCGCGGTGATCGCGTACGGCAAGCTGGGCGGCAAGGAGCTCGGCTACGCATCGGATCTCGACCTGATCTTCCTGTATGACGACCCGGACGAGCGCTCGGCGGACGTCTACACGACCTTCACGCGGCGGCTGATCACGTGGCTGACGACGGCGACCGGTGCGGGCGCGCTGTTCGACATCGACCTGCGGCTGCGGCCGAACGGCGAGGCCGGGCTGCTCGTCACCGATCTCGACGCGTTCCGCCGCTACCAGCTGCGCGAGGGCGACGCCGCGAATACCGCGTGGGTGTGGGAGCACCAGGCGCTGACGCGCGCGCGCTACAGCGCGGGCGACGCGCAGATCGGCGCGGATTTCGAGGCGATCCGCCAGCAGGTGCTGACGACGCCGCGCGACGGCGGCGTGCTCGCGAAGGAGATCGTCGACATGCGCGGCAAGGTGTTGGCCGGTCACCCGAACCAGACCGAGCTGTTCGACCTGAAGCACGATCGCGGCGGGATGGTCGACATCGAGTTCATCGTCCAGTACTGGGTGCTGCTGCATGCGTCGCGCGACGCCGAACTGATCCGCAACACGGGCAATATCGCGCTGCTGCGCGAGGTCGCGCGCTTCGGGCTGATGGGCGAGGACGAGGCGGAGCGGGTCGGCGCGGCCTACCGCAAGTACCGCAAGCTGCAGCACAAGCTGCGGCTCGACGGGATGGAGAAGGCGCGCGTCGAGCCGGCCGTGGTGGCGGACGAGCGGGCAGCCGTGACGGCGCTGTGGGCGCGCGTGTTCGGGGCGGTTGAAACGGTCGTTTGA
- the recN gene encoding DNA repair protein RecN: MLRHLSIRDFVIVAALDLEFDSGFSVFSGETGAGKSILIDALALALGERADSSVVRTGCGRADITAEFTPHDRVARWLDEHAFDAEDTVMLRRVIDANGRSRAFINGTSATLAQLRELGEMLVDIHGQHAHQLLMRPDAQRELFDTHAGLVADAANVARAWRVWRDATQAIDAAKAHERELQLEREKLAWQLAELDKLAPQPGEWDEVSNEHKRLSHSANLIEGVRGALNALSEADDAMLAQLGAIVSKLRSLADYDTALGDALASLEPAEIQLQEAVYSLSHYAQRVDLDPERLAQVETRLDALHSTARKFRLPPDTLHEEHAARRAQLAALDAAADLGALEATRAKAREAYLADAKHLSKARTQAAKALGTAVTAGMQELSMAGGSFEVALAPLADGGPHGLEQVEFRVAGHPGVPLRPLAKVASGGELARVSLALAVIASAASPTPTLIFDEVDTGIGGGVAEVVGRLLHQLGRDRQVLCVTHLPQVAARGDHHFQVAKGADERGGTVSTVVALDRANRIEEVARMLGGLEITATTRKHAKEMLAA; this comes from the coding sequence ATGCTCCGCCACCTCTCGATCCGCGACTTCGTCATCGTCGCCGCGCTCGATCTCGAATTCGACAGCGGCTTTTCCGTCTTTTCCGGCGAAACCGGCGCCGGGAAATCGATCCTGATCGACGCCCTTGCCCTCGCGCTCGGCGAACGCGCCGACTCGAGCGTCGTGCGCACCGGCTGCGGCCGCGCCGACATCACGGCCGAATTCACGCCGCACGACCGCGTCGCGCGCTGGCTCGACGAACACGCGTTCGACGCCGAGGACACCGTGATGCTGCGTCGCGTGATCGACGCGAACGGCCGTTCGCGCGCGTTCATCAACGGCACCAGCGCGACGCTCGCGCAACTGCGCGAACTCGGCGAGATGCTCGTCGACATCCACGGCCAGCACGCGCACCAGCTGCTGATGCGGCCCGACGCGCAGCGCGAGCTGTTCGACACGCACGCGGGGCTCGTCGCCGATGCCGCGAACGTCGCGCGCGCGTGGCGCGTATGGCGCGACGCGACGCAGGCGATCGACGCCGCGAAGGCGCACGAGCGCGAGTTGCAGCTGGAACGCGAAAAGCTCGCGTGGCAGCTCGCCGAGCTCGACAAGCTCGCGCCGCAGCCCGGCGAATGGGACGAAGTCAGCAACGAACACAAGCGCCTGTCGCATTCGGCGAACCTGATCGAGGGCGTGCGCGGCGCGCTCAACGCACTGTCCGAGGCCGACGACGCGATGCTCGCGCAGCTCGGCGCGATCGTGTCGAAGCTGCGCAGCCTCGCCGACTACGACACCGCGCTCGGCGATGCGCTCGCGTCGCTCGAACCGGCCGAGATCCAGCTGCAGGAAGCCGTCTATTCGCTGTCGCACTACGCGCAGCGCGTCGATCTCGACCCCGAGCGGCTCGCGCAGGTCGAAACGCGTCTCGATGCGCTGCACTCGACCGCCCGCAAGTTCCGGCTGCCGCCCGACACGCTGCACGAAGAACATGCGGCTCGCCGCGCCCAGCTCGCCGCGCTCGACGCGGCCGCCGATCTCGGCGCGCTCGAGGCAACGCGGGCCAAGGCGCGGGAAGCCTATCTCGCCGACGCAAAACACCTGTCCAAGGCACGCACGCAGGCCGCCAAGGCGCTGGGCACGGCCGTCACGGCCGGCATGCAGGAACTGTCGATGGCGGGCGGAAGTTTCGAAGTCGCGCTCGCGCCGCTTGCCGACGGCGGCCCGCACGGGCTCGAGCAGGTCGAGTTCCGGGTCGCCGGGCACCCCGGCGTGCCGCTGCGGCCGCTCGCGAAAGTCGCGTCGGGCGGCGAACTCGCGCGGGTCAGCCTCGCGCTCGCGGTCATCGCGAGCGCGGCGAGCCCGACGCCGACGCTGATCTTCGACGAAGTCGATACGGGGATCGGCGGCGGCGTAGCCGAAGTAGTCGGCCGCCTGCTGCACCAGCTCGGGCGCGACCGCCAGGTGCTGTGCGTGACGCACCTGCCGCAGGTCGCCGCGCGCGGCGACCACCACTTCCAGGTCGCGAAGGGCGCCGACGAGCGCGGCGGCACGGTGTCGACGGTCGTCGCGCTCGACCGGGCCAACCGGATCGAGGAAGTCGCGCGGATGCTCGGCGGGCTCGAGATCACGGCCACGACGCGCAAGCACGCGAAGGAAATGCTGGCGGCCTGA
- a CDS encoding YhdP family protein: protein MSDRQESAVAAPEAGPPKHDHPVLRRVFKATLAVGIGTYFVASGAFLGLRYVLLPRIDEFRPRIERLVSDKLHAQLSIGKLSPNWSGMQPGVELTNLTIRGRDGKIALSVPHATAALSWMSLLRLSPALSSLIVDQPDLVVARAADGSLSIAGVGVATTHGGNATFGTWLLKQEAIVLRGGTLRWRDAQHGAPELVLAGIRLAVLNHGRVHKVALQAPANGTLLLGPLDFRARFRHKPLAPVGKPSNWTGDAYLSTGPVDLQTLGRYLDMPLTIHAGRIDNAIWATFSDGHLHSVGGDLQGADVALRVRPTQPRLDVPTVGFGWDMVLDAGHDYTLHLTGFNAELGQPPLPDGTPLARSLALSTLTARYRVPTASQGQLISVVGDRVDLGILSEFIRGLPLPARLRNELIKIDPRGMVSNYHIEVERAKPARAELADEERRTGAAPIVRYRFLGDLQGISFAAQEPPPGLSPRGHPRAGWPGIENLWGRVDASETGGTAHFDTVNAAVTVPGEFDEPRLTFDRLRGNTQWVITPAPGDKHARVDVTVPDLLVTNPDAEIAVSGSYTNPGHGRGALDLRADFARASVARIPRYLPTGMSEHLRDYLGHALQDGKVTKGASIVARGPLEKFPFEHEPDAGVFHIVAPFTGGRFEPTPYPPRKLANGTPSVWPALDGIDGVFELAQNKLRFDIERAHYKRVALTKVTGRIDDLGNPSHSPLVIDGHAQGPLADLIDYADNSSLGTMSGHIGQRIDAQGPASLALKITIPQHVPHPHTHIEGALAFGGNTLSTSGVPPLSALRGSVRFTEAGASLHDLSGRFLGGPVRANGSFQSHGPYTVDVDGRLALDAARGLNLHGPAAALLEHVVGDAPYKVAVRGAPGRLPDISAHSDLTGVALNFPAPFAKPAGTPMPFSFTLQPAPQADGKRLEHADLTLGPVSATYLLDATRGQPLRAVRGAMGIHRMPDMPQDGVSAAVDVDELDADAWLALARTLQSGTPRTPEPQAPPRVDVASFAPKRFAFHFGTLKLLKRNWENVIVGASHVDELWQANIASNQVSGYLSWAPGGGHNGAGVLNARLAKLVIPDSAQHDLVGRAMNLPTPTDRPMPSVDLIVDQVVARDHDIGRLVVNARNIDEAGTPVWQLDKLELSNPAARLTATGNWRTSRRALARGVDESDAPRRSVFDFKLDIDNAGALLDRVGLPRTLENGHGTVTGKVGWRGGPTALDFPSLGGQVAVDLEHGQILKVDPGAAKLLGVLSLQSLARFLTLNFRDVIGKGLPFDKITGTGQISNGIARTDNFEMTTAPANVTVRGAVDLGAETQDLHAHVAPKIGAGAAAIAAAVINPLLGVGVLAANYALSETLSHAFALDYAITGPWAHPHIERVQGDQGKMNHGPADAASH from the coding sequence ATGTCCGACCGTCAGGAATCCGCCGTAGCTGCGCCCGAAGCGGGACCTCCGAAGCACGATCATCCGGTCCTGCGTCGCGTGTTCAAGGCGACGCTGGCGGTCGGGATCGGCACCTACTTCGTCGCGTCCGGCGCGTTCCTCGGGCTGCGCTACGTGCTGCTGCCCCGCATCGACGAATTCCGCCCGCGCATCGAGCGCCTCGTGTCCGACAAGCTCCACGCGCAGCTTTCGATCGGCAAGCTTTCCCCGAACTGGTCCGGCATGCAGCCGGGCGTCGAACTGACCAACCTGACGATCCGCGGCCGTGACGGCAAGATCGCGCTGTCGGTGCCGCATGCGACGGCCGCGCTGTCGTGGATGTCGCTGCTGCGGCTGTCGCCCGCGCTGTCGAGCCTGATCGTCGACCAGCCCGACCTGGTGGTCGCGCGCGCGGCCGACGGCTCGCTGAGCATCGCGGGCGTCGGCGTGGCGACCACCCACGGCGGCAACGCCACGTTCGGCACGTGGCTGCTGAAGCAGGAGGCGATCGTGCTGCGCGGCGGCACGCTGCGCTGGCGCGACGCGCAGCACGGCGCGCCGGAGCTCGTGCTGGCGGGCATCCGGCTCGCGGTGCTCAACCACGGCCGCGTGCACAAGGTTGCGCTGCAGGCGCCCGCGAACGGCACGCTGCTGCTTGGCCCGCTCGATTTCCGCGCGCGTTTCAGGCACAAGCCGCTCGCGCCGGTCGGCAAGCCGTCGAACTGGACGGGCGACGCCTACCTGTCGACGGGCCCCGTCGACCTGCAGACGCTGGGCCGCTACCTCGACATGCCGCTCACGATCCACGCGGGCCGGATCGACAACGCGATCTGGGCGACCTTCAGCGACGGCCACTTGCACTCGGTGGGCGGCGATCTGCAAGGCGCCGACGTTGCGCTGCGCGTGCGCCCGACGCAGCCGCGGCTCGACGTGCCGACGGTCGGCTTCGGCTGGGACATGGTGCTCGATGCCGGCCACGACTACACGCTGCACCTGACGGGCTTCAACGCGGAGCTCGGCCAGCCGCCGCTGCCGGATGGCACGCCGCTCGCCCGCTCGCTCGCGCTGTCGACGCTGACGGCCCGCTACCGCGTGCCGACGGCCAGCCAGGGGCAACTGATCAGCGTCGTCGGCGATCGCGTCGATCTCGGCATCCTCAGCGAGTTCATCCGCGGGCTGCCGCTGCCGGCGCGCCTGCGCAACGAGCTGATCAAGATCGACCCGCGCGGGATGGTGTCGAACTATCACATCGAGGTCGAACGCGCGAAACCCGCGCGGGCCGAGCTCGCCGACGAGGAGCGGCGCACCGGCGCCGCGCCGATCGTCCGCTACCGCTTCCTCGGCGACCTGCAGGGCATCAGCTTCGCCGCGCAGGAGCCGCCGCCCGGCCTCTCGCCGCGCGGCCACCCGCGCGCCGGCTGGCCGGGTATCGAGAACCTGTGGGGCCGCGTCGATGCGAGCGAGACGGGCGGCACCGCGCATTTCGACACGGTCAACGCGGCCGTCACGGTACCCGGCGAGTTCGACGAGCCGCGCCTGACGTTCGACCGGCTGCGCGGCAACACCCAATGGGTGATCACGCCCGCGCCCGGCGACAAGCACGCGCGCGTCGACGTGACCGTGCCCGACCTGCTCGTCACGAACCCCGATGCCGAAATCGCGGTGTCGGGCTCGTACACGAACCCCGGCCACGGCCGCGGCGCGCTCGACCTGCGCGCCGATTTCGCCCGCGCGTCGGTGGCGCGCATTCCGCGCTACCTGCCGACCGGGATGTCCGAGCACCTGCGCGACTATCTCGGCCACGCGCTGCAGGACGGCAAGGTGACCAAGGGCGCGTCGATCGTCGCCCGCGGCCCGCTCGAGAAATTTCCGTTCGAACACGAACCGGACGCCGGCGTGTTCCACATCGTCGCGCCGTTCACCGGCGGCCGCTTCGAGCCGACCCCGTACCCGCCGCGCAAGCTCGCGAACGGCACGCCGAGCGTCTGGCCGGCGCTCGACGGGATCGACGGCGTATTCGAGCTCGCGCAGAACAAGCTGCGCTTCGACATCGAGCGCGCGCACTACAAGCGCGTCGCGCTGACGAAGGTCACGGGACGCATCGACGATCTCGGCAATCCGAGCCACTCGCCGCTCGTCATCGACGGCCATGCGCAGGGCCCGCTCGCCGACCTGATCGACTACGCGGACAACAGCTCGCTCGGCACGATGAGCGGGCATATCGGCCAGCGGATCGATGCGCAGGGGCCCGCGTCGCTCGCGCTCAAGATCACGATTCCGCAGCACGTCCCGCATCCGCATACGCACATCGAAGGCGCGCTCGCGTTCGGCGGCAACACGCTGTCGACCAGCGGCGTGCCGCCGCTGTCCGCGCTGCGTGGCAGCGTCCGGTTCACCGAGGCCGGCGCGTCGCTGCACGACCTGTCGGGGCGCTTCCTCGGCGGCCCGGTGCGCGCGAACGGCAGCTTCCAGTCGCACGGCCCGTACACGGTGGACGTCGACGGCCGGCTCGCGCTCGACGCCGCGCGCGGCCTGAACCTGCACGGCCCGGCTGCCGCGCTGCTCGAGCACGTGGTCGGCGACGCACCGTACAAGGTCGCCGTGCGCGGTGCGCCGGGCCGCCTGCCCGACATCAGCGCGCATTCCGACCTGACAGGCGTTGCGCTGAACTTCCCGGCGCCGTTCGCGAAACCGGCCGGCACGCCGATGCCGTTCAGCTTCACGCTGCAGCCGGCGCCGCAGGCGGACGGCAAACGCCTCGAACACGCCGACCTGACGCTCGGCCCCGTGTCCGCGACCTACCTGCTCGACGCGACGCGCGGCCAGCCGCTGCGCGCGGTGCGCGGCGCGATGGGCATCCACCGGATGCCCGACATGCCGCAGGACGGCGTGAGCGCGGCCGTCGACGTCGACGAGCTGGATGCCGACGCATGGCTCGCGCTCGCCCGCACGCTGCAATCCGGCACGCCGCGCACGCCGGAGCCGCAAGCACCGCCGCGCGTCGATGTCGCGAGCTTCGCGCCGAAGCGCTTCGCGTTCCACTTCGGCACGCTGAAACTGCTCAAGCGCAACTGGGAAAACGTGATCGTCGGCGCGTCGCACGTCGACGAGCTGTGGCAGGCGAACATCGCGTCGAACCAGGTGTCGGGCTACCTGTCGTGGGCGCCGGGCGGCGGCCACAACGGCGCGGGCGTGCTGAACGCGCGGCTCGCGAAGCTCGTGATTCCGGACAGCGCGCAGCACGATCTGGTCGGCCGCGCGATGAACCTGCCGACGCCGACCGACCGCCCGATGCCGTCGGTCGACCTGATCGTCGACCAGGTGGTCGCGCGCGACCACGACATCGGCCGCCTCGTCGTCAACGCGCGCAACATCGACGAGGCCGGCACGCCCGTCTGGCAGCTCGACAAGCTGGAACTGTCGAACCCGGCCGCCAGGCTCACGGCAACCGGCAACTGGCGCACGTCGCGCCGCGCGCTCGCCCGCGGCGTCGACGAAAGCGACGCGCCGCGCCGCAGCGTGTTCGACTTCAAGCTGGACATCGACAACGCGGGCGCGCTGCTCGACCGCGTCGGCCTGCCCCGCACGCTCGAGAACGGCCACGGCACGGTGACAGGCAAGGTCGGCTGGCGCGGCGGCCCGACCGCGCTCGACTTCCCGTCGCTCGGCGGCCAGGTCGCGGTCGACCTCGAACACGGCCAGATCCTGAAGGTCGATCCGGGCGCCGCCAAGCTGCTCGGCGTGTTGAGCCTGCAGAGCCTCGCGCGCTTCCTGACACTGAATTTCCGCGACGTGATCGGCAAGGGCTTGCCGTTCGACAAGATCACCGGCACGGGGCAGATCTCGAACGGCATCGCGCGCACCGACAACTTCGAGATGACGACGGCGCCCGCGAACGTCACGGTGCGCGGCGCGGTCGATCTCGGCGCCGAGACGCAGGACCTGCACGCGCACGTCGCGCCGAAGATCGGCGCGGGCGCCGCCGCGATCGCGGCGGCCGTCATCAATCCGCTGCTCGGCGTCGGCGTGCTGGCCGCGAACTACGCGCTGTCGGAAACGCTGTCGCACGCGTTCGCGCTCGACTACGCGATCACGGGGCCGTGGGCGCACCCGCACATCGAGCGGGTGCAGGGCGATCAGGGTAAGATGAATCACGGTCCGGCCGATGCGGCGAGCCACTGA
- the hrcA gene encoding heat-inducible transcriptional repressor HrcA, giving the protein MLDPRARTLLKTLIERYIADGQPVGSRTLSRYSGLELSPATIRNVMSDLEELGLVSSPHTSAGRVPTPRGYRLFVDTMLTVETPIDAEAVARQVQNTLQVGEPQQRVVAAAASVLSNLSQFAGVVLTPRRSHVFKQIEFMRLSDKRILLIIVTPEGDVQNRMLATPRDYSPSQLTEASNYINAHFAGLSFDEVRRRLRDEIDQLRGDMTTLMHAAVTASTEVPDTEDTVLISGERNLLEVADLSSDMARLRKLFDVFDQKTGLLQLLDVSSHAQGVQIFIGGESTLVPIEEMSVVTAPYEVNGQIVGTLGVIGPTRMAYNRVIPIVDITARLLSLTLSQQ; this is encoded by the coding sequence ATGCTAGATCCTCGCGCACGAACCCTCCTGAAAACCCTGATCGAACGGTATATCGCCGACGGTCAGCCAGTCGGATCGCGCACGTTGTCCCGTTACTCCGGGCTCGAGCTGAGCCCGGCGACGATCCGCAACGTGATGTCCGACCTGGAGGAGCTCGGCCTCGTGTCGAGCCCGCACACGTCGGCCGGCCGCGTGCCGACGCCGCGCGGCTACCGGCTGTTCGTCGACACGATGCTGACGGTCGAGACGCCGATCGACGCCGAGGCCGTCGCGCGGCAGGTGCAGAACACGCTGCAGGTCGGCGAGCCGCAGCAGCGGGTGGTCGCAGCGGCCGCGAGCGTGCTGTCGAACCTGTCGCAGTTCGCGGGCGTCGTGCTGACGCCGCGCCGCAGCCACGTGTTCAAGCAGATCGAGTTCATGCGCCTGTCGGACAAGCGCATCCTGCTGATCATCGTCACGCCCGAGGGCGACGTGCAGAACCGGATGCTCGCGACGCCGCGCGACTACTCGCCGTCGCAGCTGACCGAGGCGTCCAACTACATCAACGCGCATTTCGCCGGCCTGTCGTTCGACGAGGTGCGCCGCCGCCTGCGCGACGAGATCGACCAGTTGCGCGGCGACATGACCACGCTGATGCACGCGGCCGTGACCGCCAGCACCGAGGTGCCCGACACCGAGGACACCGTGCTGATTTCCGGCGAGCGCAACCTGCTCGAGGTGGCGGACCTGTCGTCCGACATGGCGCGGCTGCGCAAGCTGTTCGACGTGTTCGACCAAAAGACGGGCCTCCTGCAACTGCTCGACGTGTCGAGCCACGCCCAGGGCGTGCAGATCTTCATCGGCGGCGAATCGACGCTCGTGCCGATCGAGGAAATGAGCGTCGTCACCGCGCCTTACGAGGTGAACGGGCAGATCGTCGGCACGCTCGGCGTGATCGGCCCGACCCGCATGGCGTACAACCGCGTGATACCGATCGTCGACATCACCGCGCGCCTGCTGTCGCTCACGCTGAGCCAGCAGTAG